The following is a genomic window from Acidimicrobiales bacterium.
TACATTGCACGACAGACAAGCAGGATCCGGCGGCCACCGTCGGACGAGCGGAGGAGGTTCCCGTGCTGGAGATCTCGGTCGAACGCCATGACGACTACGTGCTGTGCCGTCCGGCTGGAGAGCTCGACGCCTACACGGTGGCCCAGTTCCGTGAGGCTTTGACCGAACTGGCCGACGAGTCCTACGTGCTGGTCGACCTGTCCGACGTGCCGTTCATGGATTCGGCCGGCTTAGGCGCCTTGATCGGCGGGATTCGCCGGGCCCGGGAGAACGACGGTGACGTGGCCGTGGCCTGTAACCGTCCTGCCCTGACTCGACTGCTCCACACCACCGGTTTTGACCGCATCGTTCCCGTCCGCGAAACGGTCGAGGAGGCG
Proteins encoded in this region:
- a CDS encoding STAS domain-containing protein, encoding MLEISVERHDDYVLCRPAGELDAYTVAQFREALTELADESYVLVDLSDVPFMDSAGLGALIGGIRRARENDGDVAVACNRPALTRLLHTTGFDRIVPVRETVEEAVLALGEDAG